A genome region from Scleropages formosus chromosome 6, fSclFor1.1, whole genome shotgun sequence includes the following:
- the LOC108925058 gene encoding protein RUFY3-like isoform X1 gives MSDLTPQSDAPTPTTDKITQAARETIYLCNFRVSVDGEWLCLRELNDISLTPDPEPAHEDPKDPIAIERLNLMNMAKLSIKGLIESALNLGRTLDSDYAPLQQFFVVMEHCLKHGLKTKKTFLGQNKSFWGPLELVEKLTPEAGEITASVKDLPGLKTPIGRGRAWLRLALMQKKLSDYMKTLINRKDLLSEFYEANALMMEEEGAVIAGLLVGLNVIDANLCMKGEDLDSQVGVIDFSMYLKDGGPSVKSTEGDGQITAILDQKNYVEELNRHLSASVNNLQAKVDALEKSNTKLTEELAVANNRIITLQEDVERVKEESSQLLESTCKVVKADLSADGQILGEARKQLKEETRLRLDAEKELELHIGMKQEMEVSMKMLEKDICEKQDALLALRQQLEELRKLNQELSVKSQNSDAAMKQKSEIISRLDETANQMVGTIKQLELRSRQAERERDLANEANRLFKQEFGDKIESLYLEVEKLKRQRSHLEMELRKEKERKSGFYPDSLPEEKRNFTTQREVRFEIEEMKKELEEVRKENILLRKLLEKRNTCSCVCLRQDVNEQDQSIIDNL, from the exons atgtctgaTCTGACGCCTCAGAGcgatgcccccacccccaccacggACAAGATCACGCAGGCCGCCAGGGAGACCATCTACCTGTGCAACTTTCGTGTCTCTGTGGACGGGGAGTGGCTGTGCCTGCGGGAGCTCAACGACATCTCCCTCACACCCGACCCGGAGCCGGCCCATGAGG ATCCCAAGGATCCCATCGCCATTGAAAGGCTCAACCTTATGAACATGGCCAAGCTTAGCATTAAGGGACTCATTGAATCTGCTCTCAACTTGGGCCGGACTCTGGACTCGGACTATGCCCCTCTCCAGCAGTTCTTTGTCGTCATGGAGCACTGTCTGAAACATGGGCTGAAAA CCAAGAAGACGTTCCTTGGACAGAACAAGTCCTTCTGGGGCCCTTTGGAACTGGTGGAGAAACTAACCCCTGAAGCAGGTGAAATTACGGCTAGCGTGAAGGACCTCCCTGGTCTAAA AACACCAATAGGACGTGGTCGAGCCTGGCTTCGTCTGGCTTTGATGCAGAAGAAGCTGTCAGATTACATGAAGACTCTGATAAACAGAAAGGACCTGCTCAG TGAATTCTATGAAGCGAATGCTCTGatgatggaggaggagggggctgTGATCGCCGGGCTTCTGGTGGGCCTGAATGTCATCGATGCAAATCTCTGCATGAAGGGAGAAGATCTGGACTCTCAG GTTGGAGTCATAGATTTCTCTATGTATCTAAAGGACGGCGGCCCTAGTGTCAAGAGCACAGAGGG TGATGGACAGATCACCGCAATACTTGACCAGAAGAATTATGTTGAGGAACTGAACAGACATTTGAG TGCTTCCGTGAACAATCTCCAGGCAAAAGTGGATGCGCTagaaaaatcaaacacaaagcTAACAGAAGAA CTTGCAGTTGCAAACAATAGGATCATAACTCTCCAGGAAGATGTAGAACGAGTAAAGGAAGAAAGCTCTCAGCTTCTGGAATCCACTTGCAAG GTGGTGAAAGCAGACCTGAGTGCAGATGGGCAGATACTTGGTGAAGCCAGAAAGCAACTAAAGGAAGAAACTCGATTGCGTTTG GATgcagagaaagagctggagTTGCACATTGGTATGAAGCAGGAGATGGAGGTGTCCATGAAGATGCTGGAGAAGGATATCTGTGAGAAGCAGGATGCCCTGCTGGCTCTGCGGCAGCAGTTAGAGGAGCTACGGAAGCTCAACCAGGAGCTCTCAGTCAAGTCGCAG AACTCTGATGCAGCAATGAAACAGAAGAGTGAGATCATCAGTCGCTTGGATGAGACAGCAAACCAGATGGTGGGGACCATTAAGCAACTGGAACTGAG ATCCCGACAGGCCGAGAGGGAACGGGACCTGGCTAATGAGGCCAACCGCCTCTTTAAGCAGGAGTTTGGGGACAAGATTGAAAGCCTGTACCTGGAGGTGGAGAAACTGAAGAGGCAGAG GTCTCACCTGGAGATGGAACTGAGGAAGGAGAAAGAGCGAAAGAGTGGCTTTTACCCAGATTCTCTGCCAGAGGAGAAAAGGAATTTCACGACACAAAGAGAAGTGAGATTCGAAATAGAGGAGATGAAAAAG gagctggaggaagtaagaaaagaaaacattcttcTACGAAAATTGCTGGAAAAACGGAACACGTGTTCTTGTGT GTGTCTACGTCAAGATGTGAATGAACAA GATCAGTCAATTATTGATAACCTGTAG
- the LOC108925058 gene encoding protein RUFY3-like isoform X8: MSDLTPQSDAPTPTTDKITQAARETIYLCNFRVSVDGEWLCLRELNDISLTPDPEPAHEDPKDPIAIERLNLMNMAKLSIKGLIESALNLGRTLDSDYAPLQQFFVVMEHCLKHGLKTKKTFLGQNKSFWGPLELVEKLTPEAGEITASVKDLPGLKTPIGRGRAWLRLALMQKKLSDYMKTLINRKDLLSEFYEANALMMEEEGAVIAGLLVGLNVIDANLCMKGEDLDSQVGVIDFSMYLKDGGPSVKSTEGDGQITAILDQKNYVEELNRHLSASVNNLQAKVDALEKSNTKLTEELAVANNRIITLQEDVERVKEESSQLLESTCKVVKADLSADGQILGEARKQLKEETRLRLDAEKELELHIGMKQEMEVSMKMLEKDICEKQDALLALRQQLEELRKLNQELSVKSQNSDAAMKQKSEIISRLDETANQMVGTIKQLELSEKDMVKQARSLNSAAEKLIQKQH, translated from the exons atgtctgaTCTGACGCCTCAGAGcgatgcccccacccccaccacggACAAGATCACGCAGGCCGCCAGGGAGACCATCTACCTGTGCAACTTTCGTGTCTCTGTGGACGGGGAGTGGCTGTGCCTGCGGGAGCTCAACGACATCTCCCTCACACCCGACCCGGAGCCGGCCCATGAGG ATCCCAAGGATCCCATCGCCATTGAAAGGCTCAACCTTATGAACATGGCCAAGCTTAGCATTAAGGGACTCATTGAATCTGCTCTCAACTTGGGCCGGACTCTGGACTCGGACTATGCCCCTCTCCAGCAGTTCTTTGTCGTCATGGAGCACTGTCTGAAACATGGGCTGAAAA CCAAGAAGACGTTCCTTGGACAGAACAAGTCCTTCTGGGGCCCTTTGGAACTGGTGGAGAAACTAACCCCTGAAGCAGGTGAAATTACGGCTAGCGTGAAGGACCTCCCTGGTCTAAA AACACCAATAGGACGTGGTCGAGCCTGGCTTCGTCTGGCTTTGATGCAGAAGAAGCTGTCAGATTACATGAAGACTCTGATAAACAGAAAGGACCTGCTCAG TGAATTCTATGAAGCGAATGCTCTGatgatggaggaggagggggctgTGATCGCCGGGCTTCTGGTGGGCCTGAATGTCATCGATGCAAATCTCTGCATGAAGGGAGAAGATCTGGACTCTCAG GTTGGAGTCATAGATTTCTCTATGTATCTAAAGGACGGCGGCCCTAGTGTCAAGAGCACAGAGGG TGATGGACAGATCACCGCAATACTTGACCAGAAGAATTATGTTGAGGAACTGAACAGACATTTGAG TGCTTCCGTGAACAATCTCCAGGCAAAAGTGGATGCGCTagaaaaatcaaacacaaagcTAACAGAAGAA CTTGCAGTTGCAAACAATAGGATCATAACTCTCCAGGAAGATGTAGAACGAGTAAAGGAAGAAAGCTCTCAGCTTCTGGAATCCACTTGCAAG GTGGTGAAAGCAGACCTGAGTGCAGATGGGCAGATACTTGGTGAAGCCAGAAAGCAACTAAAGGAAGAAACTCGATTGCGTTTG GATgcagagaaagagctggagTTGCACATTGGTATGAAGCAGGAGATGGAGGTGTCCATGAAGATGCTGGAGAAGGATATCTGTGAGAAGCAGGATGCCCTGCTGGCTCTGCGGCAGCAGTTAGAGGAGCTACGGAAGCTCAACCAGGAGCTCTCAGTCAAGTCGCAG AACTCTGATGCAGCAATGAAACAGAAGAGTGAGATCATCAGTCGCTTGGATGAGACAGCAAACCAGATGGTGGGGACCATTAAGCAACTGGAACTGAG TGAAAAAGATATGGTGAAACAGGCCAGAAGCCTTAATTCTGCAGCAGAAAAACTCATCCAGAAGCAGCATTAG
- the LOC108925058 gene encoding protein RUFY3-like isoform X5, with amino-acid sequence MQMLDEFEDPKDPIAIERLNLMNMAKLSIKGLIESALNLGRTLDSDYAPLQQFFVVMEHCLKHGLKTKKTFLGQNKSFWGPLELVEKLTPEAGEITASVKDLPGLKTPIGRGRAWLRLALMQKKLSDYMKTLINRKDLLSEFYEANALMMEEEGAVIAGLLVGLNVIDANLCMKGEDLDSQVGVIDFSMYLKDGGPSVKSTEGDGQITAILDQKNYVEELNRHLSASVNNLQAKVDALEKSNTKLTEELAVANNRIITLQEDVERVKEESSQLLESTCKVVKADLSADGQILGEARKQLKEETRLRLDAEKELELHIGMKQEMEVSMKMLEKDICEKQDALLALRQQLEELRKLNQELSVKSQNSDAAMKQKSEIISRLDETANQMVGTIKQLELRSRQAERERDLANEANRLFKQEFGDKIESLYLEVEKLKRQRSHLEMELRKEKERKSGFYPDSLPEEKRNFTTQREVRFEIEEMKKELEEVRKENILLRKLLEKRNTCSCVCLRQDVNEQDQSIIDNL; translated from the exons ATGCAAATGCTTGATGAGTTTGAAG ATCCCAAGGATCCCATCGCCATTGAAAGGCTCAACCTTATGAACATGGCCAAGCTTAGCATTAAGGGACTCATTGAATCTGCTCTCAACTTGGGCCGGACTCTGGACTCGGACTATGCCCCTCTCCAGCAGTTCTTTGTCGTCATGGAGCACTGTCTGAAACATGGGCTGAAAA CCAAGAAGACGTTCCTTGGACAGAACAAGTCCTTCTGGGGCCCTTTGGAACTGGTGGAGAAACTAACCCCTGAAGCAGGTGAAATTACGGCTAGCGTGAAGGACCTCCCTGGTCTAAA AACACCAATAGGACGTGGTCGAGCCTGGCTTCGTCTGGCTTTGATGCAGAAGAAGCTGTCAGATTACATGAAGACTCTGATAAACAGAAAGGACCTGCTCAG TGAATTCTATGAAGCGAATGCTCTGatgatggaggaggagggggctgTGATCGCCGGGCTTCTGGTGGGCCTGAATGTCATCGATGCAAATCTCTGCATGAAGGGAGAAGATCTGGACTCTCAG GTTGGAGTCATAGATTTCTCTATGTATCTAAAGGACGGCGGCCCTAGTGTCAAGAGCACAGAGGG TGATGGACAGATCACCGCAATACTTGACCAGAAGAATTATGTTGAGGAACTGAACAGACATTTGAG TGCTTCCGTGAACAATCTCCAGGCAAAAGTGGATGCGCTagaaaaatcaaacacaaagcTAACAGAAGAA CTTGCAGTTGCAAACAATAGGATCATAACTCTCCAGGAAGATGTAGAACGAGTAAAGGAAGAAAGCTCTCAGCTTCTGGAATCCACTTGCAAG GTGGTGAAAGCAGACCTGAGTGCAGATGGGCAGATACTTGGTGAAGCCAGAAAGCAACTAAAGGAAGAAACTCGATTGCGTTTG GATgcagagaaagagctggagTTGCACATTGGTATGAAGCAGGAGATGGAGGTGTCCATGAAGATGCTGGAGAAGGATATCTGTGAGAAGCAGGATGCCCTGCTGGCTCTGCGGCAGCAGTTAGAGGAGCTACGGAAGCTCAACCAGGAGCTCTCAGTCAAGTCGCAG AACTCTGATGCAGCAATGAAACAGAAGAGTGAGATCATCAGTCGCTTGGATGAGACAGCAAACCAGATGGTGGGGACCATTAAGCAACTGGAACTGAG ATCCCGACAGGCCGAGAGGGAACGGGACCTGGCTAATGAGGCCAACCGCCTCTTTAAGCAGGAGTTTGGGGACAAGATTGAAAGCCTGTACCTGGAGGTGGAGAAACTGAAGAGGCAGAG GTCTCACCTGGAGATGGAACTGAGGAAGGAGAAAGAGCGAAAGAGTGGCTTTTACCCAGATTCTCTGCCAGAGGAGAAAAGGAATTTCACGACACAAAGAGAAGTGAGATTCGAAATAGAGGAGATGAAAAAG gagctggaggaagtaagaaaagaaaacattcttcTACGAAAATTGCTGGAAAAACGGAACACGTGTTCTTGTGT GTGTCTACGTCAAGATGTGAATGAACAA GATCAGTCAATTATTGATAACCTGTAG